From a single Acidaminococcales bacterium genomic region:
- the rnc gene encoding ribonuclease III codes for MGKKAERNALLEQLCQKLNIKPRHIGILDQALTHTSFAHEAKTNPKPGDNERLEFLGDAVLSMAVCTYIYNKFPDMPEGEMTRMRSKVVCESALAGYARALALGDYILLGKGEEASGGKNRSSILADALEAVIGACYIDCGWKAASKLAVSLTRQELDSPGIAEDKYDFKTRLQEMVQKDNNSSVSYLLLSESGPGHNKVFEMAVLVNNKLVASAEGSSKKEAEQAAAKLALSEMDGPALLPG; via the coding sequence ATGGGAAAAAAAGCGGAACGCAACGCCCTGTTAGAGCAGCTTTGCCAAAAACTCAATATAAAACCGCGACATATTGGCATCCTTGACCAGGCGCTTACGCATACGTCGTTTGCGCACGAAGCGAAAACAAATCCCAAACCGGGGGACAATGAGCGGCTGGAATTTTTGGGCGACGCTGTTTTGAGTATGGCGGTGTGCACCTATATTTACAACAAATTTCCAGACATGCCGGAAGGCGAGATGACCAGGATGCGCTCGAAAGTCGTGTGCGAGTCGGCCTTGGCCGGTTACGCGCGGGCACTCGCGCTTGGCGATTACATACTTTTGGGCAAAGGCGAAGAAGCCTCCGGCGGCAAAAACCGCAGTTCCATCCTGGCGGACGCCTTGGAGGCGGTCATTGGCGCCTGTTACATTGATTGCGGCTGGAAAGCGGCGAGCAAGCTGGCCGTCTCCCTTACGCGGCAGGAATTGGATTCGCCCGGCATTGCTGAAGATAAATACGACTTTAAAACGAGATTGCAGGAAATGGTGCAAAAAGACAATAATTCGTCCGTCAGCTATCTTTTGCTTTCTGAGTCCGGGCCGGGGCACAACAAAGTTTTTGAAATGGCGGTTCTTGTTAACAACAAACTTGTCGCTTCGGCCGAAGGCTCATCCAAAAAAGAGGCTGAACAGGCGGCGGCAAAGCTGGCGCTGTCTGAAATGGACGGCCCGGCGTTGCTTCCCGGCTAA
- a CDS encoding acyl carrier protein, with the protein MMNTFDKVKEITVEQLSVDAGEVTMDSTFIDDLGADSLDIVELIMAFEEEFNIEIPDETAEKIRTVRDAVELIDKEKQA; encoded by the coding sequence ATTATGAACACTTTTGATAAAGTTAAAGAAATCACAGTGGAACAACTTAGCGTGGACGCCGGGGAAGTTACTATGGACTCTACTTTTATTGATGATTTGGGCGCGGATTCCCTGGACATTGTCGAACTCATTATGGCCTTCGAGGAAGAATTCAATATTGAGATTCCGGACGAAACCGCTGAGAAAATTCGTACCGTGCGCGATGCGGTCGAGTTGATCGACAAAGAAAAGCAGGCATAA
- the fabF gene encoding beta-ketoacyl-ACP synthase II, with product MLFLNRRVVVTGLGAITPIGIGREEFWASLVEGRSGIATITSFDSSAINCHIAGEIKDFEPSNYIDKKEAKRMDRFTHFAVAAAKLAFEDSRINLEKEDKDRIGTCVGTGIGGVDTLQGQFKVLFEKGPDRISPFFVPMMIGNMAAGQISIMFGLKGVNTCVVTACATGTNCIGDSFRIIARGGADVMVAGGTEAAISPIAVGGFASMKALSTRNGEPDKASRPFDRDRDGFVMGEGSGIVILEELGRALRRGADIYAEIIGYGENADAYHVTAPAPGGLQAAKCMRAALDDAGIPPEEVDYINAHGTSTPMNDLNETNAIKEVFGGHAKKLAVSSIKSMTGHLLGASGGIEAIATALTLKNDIIPPTINYENRDGEMDLDYVPNVARKKKVNCALSNSFGFGGHNATLIFKKYQ from the coding sequence GTGCTTTTTTTGAATAGACGAGTTGTCGTTACAGGCTTGGGCGCAATCACGCCGATCGGCATAGGCAGGGAAGAATTTTGGGCATCGTTGGTGGAAGGCCGCTCCGGGATAGCCACTATAACCTCGTTTGATTCCAGCGCCATAAACTGCCATATAGCGGGCGAAATAAAAGATTTTGAGCCAAGCAATTACATAGACAAAAAAGAAGCGAAAAGAATGGACAGATTTACCCATTTTGCCGTCGCGGCGGCAAAGCTCGCTTTTGAAGATTCCCGTATCAATCTGGAAAAAGAAGACAAAGACAGGATAGGGACGTGCGTAGGCACAGGGATTGGCGGCGTCGACACCTTGCAAGGGCAATTCAAAGTGCTTTTTGAAAAAGGGCCTGACCGTATCAGCCCGTTTTTTGTCCCCATGATGATCGGCAATATGGCGGCAGGGCAAATATCCATTATGTTCGGGCTGAAAGGCGTGAATACTTGTGTGGTAACGGCCTGTGCGACCGGGACGAACTGCATCGGCGATTCCTTCCGCATTATTGCGCGCGGCGGAGCTGACGTCATGGTGGCCGGCGGCACGGAAGCCGCCATTTCGCCGATAGCCGTCGGCGGGTTCGCGTCCATGAAGGCGCTGTCCACCAGAAACGGCGAGCCGGACAAGGCTTCCCGTCCGTTTGACCGTGACCGCGACGGCTTTGTGATGGGCGAAGGCTCGGGGATAGTCATACTGGAAGAACTCGGTCGCGCCCTGCGCCGGGGCGCGGACATCTACGCGGAAATAATCGGTTACGGCGAGAACGCCGATGCCTATCATGTAACGGCGCCAGCGCCCGGCGGGCTGCAAGCGGCGAAATGTATGCGGGCGGCGCTGGACGACGCCGGCATTCCGCCGGAGGAAGTTGATTATATAAACGCGCACGGCACGTCGACACCGATGAACGATTTGAACGAAACAAACGCCATCAAGGAAGTTTTTGGCGGCCACGCGAAAAAATTGGCCGTAAGCTCGATAAAATCCATGACCGGCCATCTTTTGGGGGCATCTGGCGGCATAGAAGCCATAGCGACGGCGCTTACGCTGAAAAACGATATTATCCCCCCCACCATAAATTATGAAAACCGGGACGGGGAGATGGATTTGGATTACGTTCCCAATGTGGCCAGAAAGAAAAAAGTCAACTGCGCCCTTTCCAATTCCTTCGGATTTGGCGGGCATAATGCCACGCTTATTTTTAAAAAATATCAATAA
- the fabG gene encoding 3-oxoacyl-[acyl-carrier-protein] reductase, whose translation MLLEGKTALVTGGSRGIGRACAILLAKEGAEVAVNYAGNHNAAQETCEIIRSFGRRAIAVQANVADGAQVAEMIGAILREFSRIDILVNNAGITKDNILMRMKDEEWEAVIETNLTGMYNCTKAATKLMLKQKYGRIVNMTSVVGVNGNAGQANYAAAKAGVIGFTKAVAKELASRNITANAVAPGFIQTDMTAALSEKNKEEIAKTIPLGVLGQAEDVAQAVLFLITAKYITGQTLHVDGGMVM comes from the coding sequence ATGTTATTGGAAGGCAAGACGGCTCTCGTTACCGGCGGCTCGCGCGGCATAGGGCGCGCCTGCGCCATACTGCTGGCGAAAGAAGGCGCTGAAGTCGCGGTAAACTATGCCGGCAACCATAACGCGGCGCAAGAAACTTGTGAGATTATCAGATCCTTCGGGCGCAGAGCGATAGCCGTCCAGGCCAACGTCGCGGACGGCGCGCAGGTTGCGGAGATGATCGGGGCGATATTGCGGGAGTTTTCCCGTATTGACATTTTGGTGAACAACGCGGGAATAACAAAAGACAACATACTTATGCGCATGAAAGACGAAGAATGGGAGGCGGTCATAGAAACAAACCTTACGGGCATGTATAATTGCACCAAAGCGGCAACAAAACTTATGTTGAAACAAAAATACGGCCGCATTGTCAATATGACCTCGGTCGTCGGAGTAAACGGCAACGCCGGCCAGGCCAATTACGCGGCGGCCAAGGCGGGAGTTATCGGGTTTACCAAAGCGGTAGCCAAAGAACTGGCTTCGCGCAACATTACGGCGAACGCCGTTGCGCCCGGTTTTATCCAAACGGACATGACAGCGGCTCTTTCGGAAAAAAACAAAGAAGAAATAGCAAAAACAATCCCCCTCGGCGTATTGGGGCAGGCGGAGGACGTGGCGCAAGCGGTCTTGTTTTTAATAACGGCAAAATACATTACAGGCCAAACTTTACATGTTGATGGCGGCATGGTAATGTAA
- a CDS encoding nucleoside 2-deoxyribosyltransferase — translation MEYLATEILKNSENTDEGKKIERIKLRSAIFYFLRVILKNHKNKDTHIAPKIIASKKRNEENLYHIDEIRKYYPLTMSKRIDMVMALLATEIETFNTYMPAYHKADAYNYCYFYMPANSGENEISQEAKAMTNMLKKKGYIDFQSPSNQEEITFALKGWKKIEKFSRKSWNVFVAMAFSPNKDAGTKEEKEKQQYIIDRAEHCIKQAFQGTEYIPVIVKDKQHTNYIMTEIINDIESAAFVVADLTFQKPGVYFEAGYAKALGKEVIMTCHTSDFDNRHFDVTQHNTIKWDIGEEKETEFITRLKNMIFAIDKRINS, via the coding sequence TTGGAATATTTAGCAACTGAAATTCTAAAAAATTCGGAAAACACTGATGAAGGTAAAAAAATTGAGCGCATAAAATTGCGTTCAGCTATATTTTATTTTTTACGCGTAATATTAAAAAATCATAAAAACAAAGATACACATATAGCTCCTAAAATAATAGCCAGTAAAAAACGCAATGAGGAAAATCTATATCACATAGATGAAATCAGAAAGTATTATCCGTTGACAATGAGCAAGCGTATTGACATGGTAATGGCGCTTTTAGCCACCGAAATTGAAACTTTTAACACTTACATGCCCGCCTATCACAAAGCAGATGCGTATAACTACTGCTATTTTTATATGCCTGCCAATTCTGGCGAAAATGAAATTTCCCAAGAAGCCAAAGCAATGACTAACATGCTTAAAAAAAAGGGGTATATTGACTTCCAATCTCCATCCAACCAAGAAGAAATAACTTTTGCTTTAAAAGGCTGGAAGAAAATTGAAAAGTTTTCCCGGAAAAGCTGGAATGTCTTTGTAGCAATGGCTTTTTCGCCAAATAAAGATGCAGGCACTAAAGAAGAAAAAGAAAAGCAACAGTACATTATTGACAGAGCGGAGCATTGCATAAAACAAGCTTTTCAAGGCACAGAGTACATCCCCGTAATCGTCAAAGATAAGCAGCATACAAATTACATAATGACTGAAATCATAAATGATATTGAGTCAGCGGCTTTCGTAGTTGCTGATTTAACATTTCAAAAGCCAGGCGTTTATTTTGAGGCGGGCTATGCCAAAGCATTGGGTAAAGAGGTTATAATGACCTGCCACACAAGTGATTTTGACAATCGACATTTTGATGTTACGCAACACAATACCATTAAATGGGACATAGGCGAAGAAAAAGAGACAGAGTTCATAACCCGCTTGAAAAATATGATTTTCGCTATCGACAAAAGAATAAATTCATAA
- a CDS encoding transposase, with protein MRGFAGRLRLLFKRAGRPAYSPDLNPIEKIWANMKRELADILSMKDDVVTAVSQYFLRCT; from the coding sequence GTGCGGGGTTTTGCGGGCAGGTTGCGCCTGTTGTTCAAACGCGCAGGGCGGCCGGCATATTCGCCTGACTTGAACCCTATAGAAAAGATCTGGGCAAACATGAAGCGGGAGTTGGCTGACATTTTGTCGATGAAGGACGACGTAGTGACCGCCGTATCGCAATATTTTTTGCGTTGTACCTGA
- a CDS encoding radical SAM protein — MPHIIPVFINHAGCPHRCAFCNQRAINRRAGFSLPAVRAQIAEGLKWRPGGEGKEIAFYGGSFTGLPEETQENLLGIAQNLRREGKIDTIRLSTRPDYIDKKVVRRLLAHEVDLVEIGAQSLDDRVLALARRGHDAQSVMDAARLLRAAGLKTGLQLMVGLPGQTWRSIAETVEKVIEIKPDTVRIYPLLILAGTEFAAAWAKGCLEAMELETAVEEAAYITDKVTGHGIKVIRTGLQDDAGLREQGAILAGPYHPAFGELVAARRCRKAMETILAGRGGKGEAVFNVPARYLSQALGHKKSNMAYFKQHYPQIAVTFEKTECENIQLKEFHRE; from the coding sequence ATGCCGCATATTATTCCGGTCTTTATAAATCATGCCGGCTGTCCGCACAGATGCGCCTTCTGCAACCAGCGCGCCATAAACCGGCGGGCGGGGTTTTCTTTGCCTGCGGTTCGCGCTCAAATCGCGGAAGGGTTAAAATGGCGGCCGGGCGGCGAGGGAAAAGAAATAGCTTTCTACGGCGGCTCGTTTACAGGGTTGCCGGAAGAAACCCAAGAAAATTTGCTGGGGATTGCGCAAAACTTGCGGCGCGAAGGCAAAATTGATACAATACGCCTGTCCACGCGGCCTGATTATATTGACAAAAAAGTCGTGCGCAGGCTTTTGGCGCATGAAGTCGACTTGGTGGAAATAGGGGCCCAATCTTTGGACGATCGGGTGCTTGCTCTCGCCCGGCGCGGACATGACGCGCAGAGCGTAATGGACGCGGCGCGCCTTTTGCGCGCCGCCGGACTTAAAACCGGCCTGCAATTGATGGTTGGCTTGCCGGGGCAGACTTGGCGCAGCATTGCCGAGACGGTCGAAAAAGTCATAGAAATAAAACCGGACACGGTTAGGATATACCCTTTGCTCATTTTGGCCGGCACGGAATTTGCCGCCGCATGGGCAAAAGGATGCCTTGAAGCGATGGAACTGGAGACGGCGGTCGAAGAAGCCGCTTACATTACGGACAAAGTTACCGGCCACGGCATAAAGGTTATCAGGACTGGACTGCAGGACGATGCTGGCTTGCGGGAACAGGGAGCTATTTTGGCCGGGCCATACCATCCGGCTTTCGGCGAACTTGTCGCTGCCCGCCGCTGCCGTAAAGCCATGGAAACGATATTGGCGGGGCGCGGGGGCAAAGGGGAGGCCGTCTTTAACGTGCCGGCGCGCTATTTATCCCAGGCGCTTGGGCATAAAAAAAGCAACATGGCCTATTTCAAACAACATTATCCGCAAATTGCCGTAACTTTTGAAAAAACGGAGTGCGAAAACATCCAGCTGAAAGAATTTCACCGTGAATGA
- the ilvD gene encoding dihydroxy-acid dehydratase — MRRSDDVKKGSTRAAHRSIFYSLGFTEEDFDKPLIGVVNAQNEIIPGHLHLDQIAKAVKEGIWAGGGVPMEFPAIGVCDGVVMGHDGMKYSLASRELVADSIEAVACGHRFDALVLIPNCDKIVPGMLMAAARLNIPAIIASGGPMLAGRLNKQNIGISNAFEAAGRFEAGLISEAELTAVEKAACPTCGSCAGMYTANTMNCLSEAIGMALPGNGTIPAAYTGMRTALSRRAGQQIMFLLRENIRPRDIMTPDAFRNAIAVDMAVGGSTNTALHLPAIAHEAGIELPLSLFDQIARQTPYLASLSPGGKHFVQELDEAGGIQAVMKELSKKKLINTGCITVTGKKIGENLKDAENLDHEVIHPIDNPYRPTGGIAILRGNLAADGAVVKESAVDPEMLSHTGPARVYDSEDAAIEAILGKKIKKGDVVVIRYEGPKGGPGMREMLNPTSVLSGMGMGKEVALLTDGRFSGATRGACIGHVSPEAMEGGVIGLLQDGDIIEIDIPNRKLSARLSEEDIARRRLAWTKPPAKIKSGYLARYAHLVMSANTGAVLRDTFDR, encoded by the coding sequence TTGAGACGTTCCGACGATGTAAAAAAAGGCTCCACCCGAGCCGCCCACCGTTCAATATTTTATTCTTTGGGCTTTACCGAGGAAGATTTTGACAAACCGCTGATTGGCGTTGTCAACGCGCAAAACGAGATAATCCCCGGGCACCTTCATCTGGACCAGATCGCCAAGGCGGTCAAGGAAGGCATCTGGGCAGGCGGCGGCGTGCCTATGGAATTTCCCGCCATCGGAGTCTGCGACGGGGTGGTAATGGGGCACGATGGCATGAAGTACTCGCTGGCCAGCCGCGAATTGGTCGCCGACAGCATAGAGGCGGTCGCCTGTGGGCACCGTTTCGATGCGCTGGTGCTGATCCCCAACTGCGACAAGATCGTCCCCGGTATGCTCATGGCGGCGGCCAGGCTGAATATTCCAGCCATAATCGCCAGCGGCGGCCCTATGCTCGCCGGCCGGCTCAACAAGCAAAACATCGGCATAAGCAACGCCTTTGAAGCGGCCGGCCGTTTCGAGGCCGGGCTAATCAGCGAAGCTGAGCTGACCGCCGTGGAAAAGGCCGCCTGCCCTACCTGCGGTTCCTGCGCCGGCATGTACACGGCCAATACCATGAACTGCCTGTCGGAAGCTATAGGCATGGCCCTTCCCGGCAACGGCACCATTCCCGCCGCCTATACCGGTATGCGCACGGCGCTTTCGCGCCGGGCCGGCCAGCAGATCATGTTTCTTTTGCGGGAAAACATCCGCCCGCGCGACATTATGACGCCGGATGCTTTCAGGAACGCCATAGCCGTCGACATGGCGGTCGGCGGTTCCACCAACACCGCGCTGCATCTGCCGGCAATAGCGCATGAGGCGGGAATCGAACTGCCGCTTTCCCTATTCGATCAGATAGCGCGCCAAACGCCTTATCTGGCTTCGCTCAGCCCCGGCGGCAAACATTTCGTGCAGGAACTTGACGAGGCCGGCGGCATACAGGCGGTCATGAAAGAACTGTCCAAGAAAAAGCTGATAAATACCGGCTGCATTACCGTTACCGGCAAAAAAATCGGAGAAAATTTAAAAGATGCCGAAAATCTCGACCATGAAGTAATACATCCCATTGACAATCCCTACCGGCCTACTGGCGGGATCGCCATACTGCGCGGCAATCTGGCCGCCGACGGCGCGGTGGTGAAAGAAAGCGCCGTTGACCCGGAGATGCTTTCCCATACCGGCCCGGCGCGGGTATACGATTCCGAGGATGCCGCGATAGAGGCGATCCTCGGCAAAAAAATAAAAAAAGGCGATGTGGTGGTTATCCGCTATGAAGGGCCGAAGGGCGGGCCGGGCATGCGCGAGATGCTCAATCCTACCTCCGTCCTTTCCGGCATGGGCATGGGCAAGGAAGTCGCGCTTTTGACCGACGGGCGTTTCTCCGGCGCGACGCGCGGCGCCTGCATAGGCCATGTGTCGCCAGAGGCGATGGAAGGCGGCGTAATCGGCCTTTTGCAAGACGGCGATATAATAGAGATCGACATACCCAACCGCAAGCTATCGGCCAGGCTCAGCGAAGAGGACATTGCCCGCCGCCGCTTAGCCTGGACAAAGCCGCCGGCCAAAATAAAAAGCGGTTACTTAGCGCGTTACGCGCATTTGGTTATGTCGGCCAATACGGGCGCGGTTTTGCGGGACACCTTCGATCGCTGA
- a CDS encoding FkbM family methyltransferase: protein MFQFPCGRFRLSARRGETVETIQAIDLDSYVRENNLPRVDFIKADIEGAERQMLKGARNVLKEFSPKLAVCTYHLPDDPQVLRDLILEANPRYRVEQKYKKIYAYVPRC from the coding sequence CTGTTTCAATTTCCTTGCGGGCGTTTCCGGCTATCTGCCCGCCGCGGCGAAACCGTAGAAACCATCCAAGCCATTGACCTGGATAGCTATGTCCGCGAAAACAACCTGCCGCGCGTCGATTTTATAAAAGCGGATATTGAAGGGGCGGAACGGCAAATGCTCAAAGGCGCACGAAATGTCTTGAAAGAGTTTTCCCCTAAACTGGCGGTTTGCACCTATCACTTGCCGGACGACCCGCAGGTACTGCGCGATTTGATTTTAGAAGCCAACCCACGTTACCGCGTTGAGCAAAAATATAAAAAAATATACGCTTATGTTCCGCGTTGCTAA
- a CDS encoding nitronate monooxygenase has translation MKLPALKIGNLVASIPIIQGGMAIRLSTARLAAAVAREGGIGLIAASGMAFDELRKEIRLARRLTENKGIIGINAMVAAKEFLGLLHTAISEGIDLIVAGAGFSRDMFAIGKKSDTPIVPIVSTAKLAKISQSLGAAAVVVEGKEAGGHLGTDLSMRKILPEVKESVNIPIIAAGGVITGQDIVDTLRLGADGVQMGSRFAASCEANGAPALKEFYLKVKPEDVVLIDSPVGYPGRAVKNPFAVKALAGSAPKPVVCDSCLKSCTRSFCIIRALTRAQQGDVDTGLVFTGERMSEIKEILPVREIFFRLLREVETIIV, from the coding sequence GTGAAACTTCCTGCGCTTAAAATAGGCAATCTGGTGGCGTCCATTCCCATTATTCAGGGAGGCATGGCGATAAGATTGTCTACGGCGCGTTTAGCCGCCGCTGTTGCGCGCGAGGGCGGCATAGGGCTCATCGCCGCTTCTGGGATGGCTTTTGACGAACTTAGGAAAGAAATCCGGCTGGCCCGCCGGCTGACGGAAAACAAGGGCATAATCGGCATAAACGCTATGGTGGCCGCCAAGGAATTTCTGGGTCTTTTGCATACGGCCATCAGTGAGGGCATTGACCTCATTGTCGCTGGCGCGGGTTTTTCGCGGGATATGTTTGCCATAGGCAAAAAATCCGATACGCCGATTGTACCGATAGTATCCACGGCAAAGCTGGCGAAAATATCCCAGAGCCTTGGCGCGGCGGCGGTGGTGGTGGAAGGCAAAGAAGCCGGCGGCCATTTGGGGACGGATCTTTCCATGCGCAAGATTCTGCCCGAAGTCAAAGAAAGCGTTAACATACCGATTATTGCCGCCGGAGGGGTCATAACCGGCCAGGATATAGTTGACACGCTCAGATTGGGCGCCGACGGCGTACAGATGGGCAGCAGGTTTGCGGCCAGTTGCGAAGCCAACGGCGCTCCTGCCTTAAAAGAATTTTATCTGAAAGTAAAACCCGAAGACGTTGTGCTCATAGACAGCCCTGTGGGGTATCCGGGGCGCGCCGTGAAAAATCCGTTTGCCGTGAAAGCCCTTGCCGGCAGCGCGCCGAAGCCGGTTGTTTGCGATTCCTGCCTGAAAAGCTGCACAAGAAGTTTTTGCATAATAAGGGCCCTGACCCGCGCGCAACAGGGAGACGTGGATACGGGGCTGGTGTTCACGGGGGAGAGAATGAGCGAAATAAAAGAAATATTGCCGGTAAGAGAAATTTTCTTCCGTTTGTTGCGCGAAGTGGAAACTATAATAGTGTGA